Below is a genomic region from Streptomyces sp. NBC_00461.
CGATCTGGACGTCCTGGCGCAGAGCGAGTCCGTCTTCGCGCTCTCCAACGGCCACGTCGGCTGGCGCGGCAACCTCGACGAGGGCGAACCGCACGGCTTGCCCGGTTCCTACCTCAGCGGAGTGCACGAGGTGCATCCGCTGCCCTACGCGGAGGCCGGATACGGGTATCCGGAGTCCGGCCAGACGGTCATCAACGTCACCAACGGCAAGGTGCTGCGGCTGCTGGTCGACGACGAGCCGTTCGACCTGCGCTACGGCCGTCTCGTCTCCCACGAGAGGGTGCTCGACCTGCGGCGGGGTGTACTGGAACGGACCTGTGAGTGGACCTCGCCCGCCGGAACCACCGTCCGGGTGCGCTCCACCCGCCTGGTCTCGCTCACTCAGCGTGCCGTCGCCGCCATCGCCTACGAGGTCGAGGCCGTCGGCAGCCGCTCCCGTGTGGTGATCCAGTCGGAGCTGGTCGCCAACGAGAGCCTGCCCGGGCCGGACGGCGACCCGCGCGCGGCCCAGGCACTGAAATCACCCCTTGAGGCCGAGGAGGACATCGCCGTCGGTCACCGGCTGCGCCTGGTGCACCGCACGCGTCGCAGCGGCCTGCGCGTGGCGGTGGCCGCCGACCACAACGTCACCGGTCCCGATCGGACCACGACCAGCAGCGAGAGCAACGTGGACGTGGCCCGGTTCACGATCACCTCGGTGCTGGAACCGGGCGAGCGCCTGCGCGTGGAGAAAATGGTCGCCCACGGCTGGTCCGCCGTACGCTCGCGGCCCGCGATGAGCGACCAGGTGGAGGCGGCGCTGGCGGCGGCAGGCCACAGCGGCTGGGACGGCCTCCTGGAGGACCAGCGGGCCTACCTCGACGACTTCTGGGCGCGTGCGGACGTCGAGGTCGACGGCGACGAGGAGATCCAGCAGGCCGTCCGCTTCGCGCTCTTCCACGTCCTGCAGGCCGGCGCCCGCGCCGAGCAGCGCGCGATCCCCGCCAAGGGCCTGACCGGATCCGGCTACGACGGTCACGCCTTCTGGGACACCGAGACCTTCGTCCTGCCCCTGCTCACCTACACCGCGCCCAATGCCGTGGCCGAGGCGCTGCGCTGGCGGCACAGCACCCTGCCCGCCGCCCGTGAACGCGCCGCCCAACTCGGCCTGAACGGCGCCGCGTTCCCCTGGCGCACCATCGAGGGCTCGGAAGGCTCGGCGTACTGGCCGGCCGGCACCGCGGCCTTCCATGTGAACGCCGCCGTCGCCCACGCCGTCGTGCGCTACACGGCGGCGACCGGAGACGACCGCTTCGAGCGCGAGGCCGGCGTCGAACTCCTGGTGGAAACCGCCCGTCTGTGGCGCTCGCTCGGTCACCACGACCACCGGGGCGCCTTCCACATCGACGGCGTCACCGGCCCGGACGAGTACAGCGCGATCGCCGACGACAACACGTACACCAACCTCATGGCCCGCCTGAACCTGCTGGCCGCCGCCGACGCCTGCGAGCGCCACCCTGATCTGGCGGCATCCCTCGGCGTCGACGACGAGGAGAGCGCGGTCTGGCGGGACGCCGCCGAGGCGATGCACATCCCGTACAACAGCGAACTCGGCGTGCACGAGCAGCACGCCGGCTTCACCCGCTACCAGCGCTGGGACTTCGCCGCCACCGGCCCCGACCGGTACCCGCTGATGCTGCACTACCCGTACTTCGACCTCTACCGCAAACAGGTGATCAAACAGGCCGACCTGGTACTGGCGATGTACACCTGCGGCAGCTACTTCGACGAGGAACACGTCGCCCGCAACTTCGCCTACTACGAGGCCCTGACCGTACGGGACTCCTCGCTGTCGGCGTGCGTCCAGGCCGTCATCGCCGCCCAGGCGGGCCATCTGCGCCTCGCCTACGACTACACGGCCGAGGCCGCCCTGATGGATCTGGCGAACCTGGAGCACAACACCCGCGACGGGCTGCACATCGCGTCGCTGGCCGGCACCTGGATGGCCCTGGTCATCGGGTTCGGCGGTCTGCGCCGCGAGGGCGACTCCCTGTGCTTCGCGCCGCGCCTGCCCGAGAAGTTCAGCCGCCTCGCCTTCACCCTCCAGCTGCTCGGTCGCCGGCTGCGCGTGGAGATCGGCCCGGACAAGGCCTCGTACACCCTGCTGACCGGGCCGCCGCTGACGATCCGGCACCACGGGGACCCGCTGACGGTGCAGGGCGGCGATCCCGTCGTCCGCGCCGTACCTCGGCCACCGGCCGGCCCTGCTCCCGGACAGCCACCGCACCGCAGCCCGGGCCCCAACTCCCGCTGACCGGGCCCCGCCGACCCCTCAGCCGCGCAGCTTCAGCTCCTTGCGCCACTTCATGAACTGCTGCTCCGGATCTCCCGTGTACGACCAGGGAGTCCGGGTCGCCCGAGGGCCCAGCATCCGCAGCAGGGCGGCGGCCTCCTCCTTGTCGCCCGAGTTGCAGGCCGCATGCGTCAGGTAGTTGAGGTCGCGCAGCTCACCGGGGGCGATGCCGCTGTGCGTACGCCCCATGATCCAGCGCTGCCAGGTTCTGCGTACGTCACTGACGGCCCCGTCGTGGTTCCAGTGCTGCCCGAGGCCTACCGCCGACTGGCTGCCCTTCGCCGCGTCGAGGGCGTACCGGTACTCCTCCACGCGCGCGTACTG
It encodes:
- a CDS encoding glycoside hydrolase family 65 protein; amino-acid sequence: MITHRSYTVEPWTVRETRLDLDVLAQSESVFALSNGHVGWRGNLDEGEPHGLPGSYLSGVHEVHPLPYAEAGYGYPESGQTVINVTNGKVLRLLVDDEPFDLRYGRLVSHERVLDLRRGVLERTCEWTSPAGTTVRVRSTRLVSLTQRAVAAIAYEVEAVGSRSRVVIQSELVANESLPGPDGDPRAAQALKSPLEAEEDIAVGHRLRLVHRTRRSGLRVAVAADHNVTGPDRTTTSSESNVDVARFTITSVLEPGERLRVEKMVAHGWSAVRSRPAMSDQVEAALAAAGHSGWDGLLEDQRAYLDDFWARADVEVDGDEEIQQAVRFALFHVLQAGARAEQRAIPAKGLTGSGYDGHAFWDTETFVLPLLTYTAPNAVAEALRWRHSTLPAARERAAQLGLNGAAFPWRTIEGSEGSAYWPAGTAAFHVNAAVAHAVVRYTAATGDDRFEREAGVELLVETARLWRSLGHHDHRGAFHIDGVTGPDEYSAIADDNTYTNLMARLNLLAAADACERHPDLAASLGVDDEESAVWRDAAEAMHIPYNSELGVHEQHAGFTRYQRWDFAATGPDRYPLMLHYPYFDLYRKQVIKQADLVLAMYTCGSYFDEEHVARNFAYYEALTVRDSSLSACVQAVIAAQAGHLRLAYDYTAEAALMDLANLEHNTRDGLHIASLAGTWMALVIGFGGLRREGDSLCFAPRLPEKFSRLAFTLQLLGRRLRVEIGPDKASYTLLTGPPLTIRHHGDPLTVQGGDPVVRAVPRPPAGPAPGQPPHRSPGPNSR